Proteins encoded within one genomic window of Numenius arquata chromosome 12, bNumArq3.hap1.1, whole genome shotgun sequence:
- the ASB10 gene encoding ankyrin repeat and SOCS box protein 10 isoform X2, with amino-acid sequence MQAEEMNWEPICTRKVEGPAQVYWQALLAGDQGVVAEILSDHQNNLSPSAVFDTSDLEEWKNYRFNFRRLRLWSLSYEQELTTPLHITASRGYTDCLRLLLLRGAAVDFAPGGKTALHEACVAASTDCVRLLLSFGADPEAVSEDGYKPLHLCKSPDSIECVQQLLQHGASVNSRTEEEDDTALHVAARHGLTDHVQLLLHHGAELEARNKEGQTPLNAGCAQPHQPQDMDRYYRVCQLLVESGASIDAADRDRQHPLHLACKNANAQIAELLLARGANVNVMNYSGNTALHNILQATAYKLEHHPELVVQALLNHGAIRVWPGSLLKVLRYCHPCPRVIEALMNSYDHVRVSEDWVEAVPGEVVQKYPRFYQSLFSLEQRPRSLQHLARCTLRTFLEGRLLQVLPQLHLPSALHRFLLLGFEDVLY; translated from the exons ATGCAGGCGGAGGAGATGAATTGGGAGCCCATTTGCACACGGAAGGTGGAGGGTCCTGCCCAGGTCTACTGGCAGGCCCTGCTGGCTGGGGATCAGGGAGTTGTGGCCGAGATCCTCAGCGACCATCAGAACAACCTGAGTCCCAGTGCTGTGTTTGACACAAGTGACCTGGAGGAGTGGAAAAACTACCGCTTCAACTTCCGCCGGCTGA GGCTGTGGTCTCTGAGCTACGAGCAGGAGCTCACCACGCCACTGCACATCACAGCCAGCCGGGGCTACACCGACTGCCTGCGGCTCCTGCTGCTCCGGGGGGCTGCCGTCGACTTCGCACCGGGGGGCAAGACTGCCCTGCACGAGGCTTGTGTGGCTGCCAGTACGGACTGCGTGCGGCTGCTGCTCAGCTTTGGTGCCGACCCCGAGGCTGTCTCTGAGGATGGCTACAAGCCCCTGCATCTCTGCAAGAGCCCAGACTCCATCGA GTGtgtccagcagctgctgcagcatggCGCCAGCGTGAACAGTCGGACAGAGGAGGAAGACGACACAGCACTGCATGTAGCAGCACGCCATGGCCTGACAGACCAcgtccagctgctgctgcaccatggggcagagctggaggcaagGAATAAGGAGGGGCAGACGCCACTGAATGCTGGCTGTGCTCAGCCCCATCAGCCCCAGGACATGGACCGCTACTACCGGGTCTGCCAGCTGCTGGTGGAGAGTGGTGCCAGCATTGATGCTGCAGACAGGGACCGCCAGCACCCACTTCACCTGGCCTGCAAGAACGCCAATGCTCAAATAGCAGAGTTACTGCTGGCCCGGGGTGCAAATGTCAATGTCATGAACTACAGCGGCAACACAGCACTGCACAATATCCTGCAAGCGACTGCCTACAAGCTGGAGCACCACCCAGAGCTTGTGGTGCAAGCCCTGCTCAACCACGGTGCCATCCGTGTCTGGCCTGGCTCTCTCCTCAAG GTGCTGCGGTACTGCCATCCCTGCCCGCGTGTCATTGAGGCCCTGATGAACAGCTACGATCACGTGCGGGTCTCTGAGGACTGGGTGGAGGCAGTTCCAGGGGAGGTTGTACAG AAATACCCACGTTTCTACCAGTCACTCTTCTCCCTGGAGCAGAGACCTCGCTCCTTGCAGCACTTGGCTCGCTGCACGCTCAGGACCTTCCTGGAGGGCCGGTTGCTTCAGGTCCTGCCTCAGCTGCACCTGCCAAGTGCCTTGCACCGTTTTCTGCTGCTCGGCTTCGAGGATGTTCTCTACTAA
- the ASB10 gene encoding ankyrin repeat and SOCS box protein 10 isoform X1, producing the protein MDCAFPFSSATQRLLQQDWWKYARHRGSPYHHSEHRLSPVVQGYQNSRLEPLECRDLLVQNALFTGDLEMLQKYFTKSAAVNLVIETRGDELRWTSRKFGLWSLSYEQELTTPLHITASRGYTDCLRLLLLRGAAVDFAPGGKTALHEACVAASTDCVRLLLSFGADPEAVSEDGYKPLHLCKSPDSIECVQQLLQHGASVNSRTEEEDDTALHVAARHGLTDHVQLLLHHGAELEARNKEGQTPLNAGCAQPHQPQDMDRYYRVCQLLVESGASIDAADRDRQHPLHLACKNANAQIAELLLARGANVNVMNYSGNTALHNILQATAYKLEHHPELVVQALLNHGAIRVWPGSLLKVLRYCHPCPRVIEALMNSYDHVRVSEDWVEAVPGEVVQKYPRFYQSLFSLEQRPRSLQHLARCTLRTFLEGRLLQVLPQLHLPSALHRFLLLGFEDVLY; encoded by the exons ATGGACTGCGCCTTTCCCTTCAGCTCTGCCACACAACGCTTGCTGCAGCAGGATTGGTGGAAGTACGCTCGGCATAGAGGGTCCCCGTACCACCACAGTGAGCACAGGCTGAGCCCGGTTGTCCAGGGATACCAGAACAGCCGCTTGGAGCCACTGGAGTGTCGGGACCTGCTGGTCCAGAACGCACTCTTTACTGGGGACCTGGAGATGCTGCAGAAGTACTTCACCAAGAGTGCAGCCGTCAATCTCGTCATTGAGACTAGGGGTGATGAGCTGCGCTGGACCAGCAGGAAATTTG GGCTGTGGTCTCTGAGCTACGAGCAGGAGCTCACCACGCCACTGCACATCACAGCCAGCCGGGGCTACACCGACTGCCTGCGGCTCCTGCTGCTCCGGGGGGCTGCCGTCGACTTCGCACCGGGGGGCAAGACTGCCCTGCACGAGGCTTGTGTGGCTGCCAGTACGGACTGCGTGCGGCTGCTGCTCAGCTTTGGTGCCGACCCCGAGGCTGTCTCTGAGGATGGCTACAAGCCCCTGCATCTCTGCAAGAGCCCAGACTCCATCGA GTGtgtccagcagctgctgcagcatggCGCCAGCGTGAACAGTCGGACAGAGGAGGAAGACGACACAGCACTGCATGTAGCAGCACGCCATGGCCTGACAGACCAcgtccagctgctgctgcaccatggggcagagctggaggcaagGAATAAGGAGGGGCAGACGCCACTGAATGCTGGCTGTGCTCAGCCCCATCAGCCCCAGGACATGGACCGCTACTACCGGGTCTGCCAGCTGCTGGTGGAGAGTGGTGCCAGCATTGATGCTGCAGACAGGGACCGCCAGCACCCACTTCACCTGGCCTGCAAGAACGCCAATGCTCAAATAGCAGAGTTACTGCTGGCCCGGGGTGCAAATGTCAATGTCATGAACTACAGCGGCAACACAGCACTGCACAATATCCTGCAAGCGACTGCCTACAAGCTGGAGCACCACCCAGAGCTTGTGGTGCAAGCCCTGCTCAACCACGGTGCCATCCGTGTCTGGCCTGGCTCTCTCCTCAAG GTGCTGCGGTACTGCCATCCCTGCCCGCGTGTCATTGAGGCCCTGATGAACAGCTACGATCACGTGCGGGTCTCTGAGGACTGGGTGGAGGCAGTTCCAGGGGAGGTTGTACAG AAATACCCACGTTTCTACCAGTCACTCTTCTCCCTGGAGCAGAGACCTCGCTCCTTGCAGCACTTGGCTCGCTGCACGCTCAGGACCTTCCTGGAGGGCCGGTTGCTTCAGGTCCTGCCTCAGCTGCACCTGCCAAGTGCCTTGCACCGTTTTCTGCTGCTCGGCTTCGAGGATGTTCTCTACTAA